The Episyrphus balteatus chromosome 4, idEpiBalt1.1, whole genome shotgun sequence genome includes a window with the following:
- the LOC129917788 gene encoding E3 ubiquitin-protein ligase TRIM33 isoform X1 translates to MNSAMELDDLDNITKNDFLPLMPNIKQELLEANEPPSTGTTTGNPCDSAEKRIENTSTIGESSSTKCVWCSQFLVATDRPKLLECLHVACCQCVTTKFSELDRTMPPLIHCPVCNMASQNEFIIDNHFLIEQCNSGDLNANAAGSSDPDNKQSAAASMIKCSSCSDDANATSWCVDCSEYICDSCVQAHQRLKITKDHTIKPKEEANCETSTASQTDRSLRCQLHPQEKLSLFCETCDKLTCRDCQLSEHRDHKYKFAHEIATETRNSLGALLNEINYKRFLLTSASKVIDDRQNLITDKKKDLIKDITAMVVKITNTVNMRGKQLVMRLNEVCDSKLKVLNEKKEALQLLSENTDHCIDFVQGALDKGSDCAILSSKKSLARHLQKLKCQRADIPNPEIPVRIQVQLNQVNELQKVISQLGVIVVDGKPYPPPPTTNGPPRQQPSPNMAPPLRPGLPPGMTTGLSPGGPVPGQYVQNGPPMYTSTSPQQQFNNMPMNRPFPADGPGNDRRVRFAGMPPVGMQRQGQPHVSSSTHPQNMDISLRGLLNNQAAGQSPNQPHMSFNGPPNYPGGGPQGAPSPLQNIGAQMRPHFMAGPPGQQHQNFPPNQPGGPNTPNFMNNGPRFQNFQRMSNHQPGMGGGGNQIPSPGPMPRPNMMQNPMQNNLGFPGSQAGFNAGPQQQSPLGGGGGAMGMPGMAKWHIPQSAQQNNACQAHGPMMQFANGRQGENFKISLKSPNTLKNTTPNGQMHGPGSVLPNVTSTNPKTPSPSTNENSKDFTEPIDKVRDDSINDLMATIAKLDSNGVQVLPEGRTKTTSPQVHSSTDLSNTQEVNKNDQKDDPNEDWCAVCLDGGELMCCDKCPKVFHQNCHIPAISSLPDESESWQCLLCVNMGELANTVQMQPKPIGADLTPSELLMIQRICLELYCQYEQSLHFREPESPTNTAYYEIICSPMSLDVIRTRLDPSSPNHYKEIAGFIADVRLIFKNTYLFYQSMQEDSKTYQHARYLEMFFEEQLVKWLPKFAHSNNHSNANGTQPNAAALAAAAAAVSAAAASLENGTGAGTLSGNEDDGCQPPKRIRKLTE, encoded by the exons ATGAACTCGGCCATGGAATTGGATGATTTGGACAATATAACCAAAAATGACTTTCTTCCTTTGATGCCAAACATCAAACAGGAACTTCTGGAAGCCAACGAGCCCCCTAGCACTGGCACAACAACTGGCAATCCTTGCGACAGTGCCGAGAAGCGG atTGAAAACACATCAACAATCGGCGAATCGAGTTCGACAAAATGCGTGTGGTGTTCGCAATTTCTAGTTGCGACAGATCGTCCCAAACTTTTGGAATGCCTACATGTCGCCTGTTGCCAATGTGTAACAACAAAATTTTCCGAGCTCGATCGCACAATGCCACCCCTTATACACTGTCCAGTGTGCAACATGGCATCCCAAAATGAATTCATAATAGACAACCACTTCCTAATAGAGCAATGTAATTCGGGTGATTTGAATGCCAACGCAGCTGGAAGCAGCGATCCAGACAACAAACAAAGCGCTGCCGCATCAATGATCAAATGTAGTAGCTGCAGTGATGATGCCAATGCAACTTCATGGTGTGTAGATTGTTCAGAATATATATGTGATAGTTGCGTGCAAGCACATCAACGGCTGAAAATCACCAAGGATCACACAATCAAGCCGAAAGAAGAGGCCAATTGCGAAACATCAACAGCCTCACAAACCGATCGTAGTCTAAGATGTCAACTGCATCCGCAGGAGAAGCTTTCACTGTTTTGTGAGACATGCGACAAGTTGACATGTCGTGACTGTCAGTTGAGTGAACATCGTGATCACAAATATAAGTTTGCACACGAAATTGCCACAGAGACGAGAAATTCACTGGGAGCATTGCTCAATGAGATCAACTATAAGCGTTTCTTGTTGACTAGTGCGAGCAAAGTTATTGACGACAGACAGAATTTAATAACAGACAAGAAGAAGGACCTCATCAAGGACATTACAGCAATGGTTGTGAAGATCACAAATACGGTTAATATGCGCGGCAAGCAATTGGTCATGCGACTGAACGAGGTTTGCGATAGCAAACTGAAAGTATTGAATGAGAAAAAGGAAGCCCTTCAGTTGTTGTCGGAAAACACAGATCATTGCATTGACTTTGTGCAGGGCGCCTTAGATAAGGGTAGCGATTGTGCGATATTGAGTAGTAAAAAATCTCTTGCCAGGCATTTGCAAAAGCTAAAATGCCAACGTGCTGACATCCCAAATCCAGAGATTCCAGTTAGAATACAAGTTCAGCTTAATCAAGTGAACGAATTACAGAAAG ttatttctcAACTGGGTGTAATTGTTGTCGATGGAAAACCATATCCTCCACCACCGACGACTAATGGGCCACCTCGCCAGCAACCAAGTCCTAATATGGCTCCGCCACTACGACCAGGGCTTCCGCCTGGTATGACAACCGGCCTTTCCCCCGGTGGCCCTGTCCCGGGTCAATACGTTCAAAACGGCCCACCCATGTACACGAGTACGTCACCGCAACAGCAATTCAACAATATGCCAATGAATAGACCGTTCCCTGCAGATGGACCAGGTAACGACAGAA GGGTCAGATTTGCAGGGATGCCACCAGTGGGTATGCAAAGGCAAGGCCAACCACATGTCAGCTCATCAACACACCCACAAAATATGG aTATAAGCTTACGTGGTCTTCTCAATAATCAAGCAGCTGGACAAAGTCCCAACCAGCCTCACATGTCATTCAATGGTCCACCGAATTATCCTGGCGGAGGTCCACAGGGCGCACCATCACCGTTACAAAATATCGGGGCACAAATGAGGCCGCATTTTATGGCAGGTCCACCGGGACAACAACACCAAAATTTCCCCCCAAACCAACCTGGTGGACCGAACACTCCAAATTTTATGAATAATGGGCCAAGATTCCAGAATTTTCAACGTATGAGCAATCATCAACCAGGTATGGGTGGCGGTGGTAATCAAATACCGTCACCGGGTCCGATGCCAAGGCCGAATATGATGCAAAATCCAATGCAGAAT aatttgGGGTTTCCTGGAAGCCAGGCTGGCTTTAACGCCGGTCCACAACAACAAAGCCCATTGGGTGGAGGAGGCGGAGCAATGGGTATGCCTGGGATGGCGAAATGGCATATACCACAATCTGCCCAACAGAACAATG cCTGCCAAGCACATGGGCCGATGATGCAATTCGCCAATGGGAGGCAaggtgaaaattttaaaatatcactCAAATCACCCAACACGCTAAAGAATACAACACCAAATGGTCAGATGCATGGCCCAGGGAGTGTTTTGCCAAATGTAACGTCAACAAATCCCAAAACACCAAGTCCCAGTACAAATgaa AACTCAAAAGACTTTACAGAACCAATTGACAAAGTTCGTGATGATTCCATTAACGATCTAATGGCCACCATAGCCAAACTCGATTCCAATGGAGTGCAAGTTTTGCCCGAAGGCCGAACGAAAACAACTTCACCACAAGTTCATAGCTCGACAGATCTCTCCAATACCCAAGAGG ttaataaaaatgatCAAAAAGATGACCCAAACGAAGATTGGTGTGCTGTTTGTTTGGACGGCGGTGAACTGATGTGCTGCGACAAATGTCCAAAGGTATTCCATCAGAATTGTCACATTCCAGCAATTAGTTCGCTGCCAGACGAAAGCGAAAGTTGGCAGTGTCTTTTGTGTGTTAATATGGGAGAACTTGCCAACACTGTACAGATGCAACCGAAACCAATTGGAGCTGATCTAACACCAAGTGAATTACTTATGATCCAGAGAATTTGTTTGGAATTGTATTGTCAATATGAGCAGAGCTTGCATTTTCGTGAACCAGAATCACCAACAAATACAGCATACTATGAAATTATTTGCAG TCCAATGTCCTTAGATGTTATTCGAACAAGATTGGATCCATCGAGTCCTAATCATTACAAAGAAATCGCCGGTTTTATTGCTGACGTTCGATTAATCTTTAAAAACACCTACCTCTTTTATcag tcaatGCAGGAGGATTCAAAAACCTATCAACACGCCCGCTATTTAGAAATGTTCTTTGAAGAACAATTAGTAAAATGGTTACCGAAATTCGCACACAGTAATAACCATTCAAATGCAAATGGCACACAACCAAATGCAGCAGCATTAGCAgcggcagcagcagcagtaTCTGCAGCAGCGGCAAGTCTTGAAAATGGCACTGGTGCAGGCACCTTAAGCGGCAATGAAGATGATGGCTGCCAACCACCAAAACGCATTCGAAAGTTAAccgaataa
- the LOC129917788 gene encoding E3 ubiquitin-protein ligase TRIM33 isoform X3, with product MNSAMELDDLDNITKNDFLPLMPNIKQELLEANEPPSTGTTTGNPCDSAEKRIENTSTIGESSSTKCVWCSQFLVATDRPKLLECLHVACCQCVTTKFSELDRTMPPLIHCPVCNMASQNEFIIDNHFLIEQCNSGDLNANAAGSSDPDNKQSAAASMIKCSSCSDDANATSWCVDCSEYICDSCVQAHQRLKITKDHTIKPKEEANCETSTASQTDRSLRCQLHPQEKLSLFCETCDKLTCRDCQLSEHRDHKYKFAHEIATETRNSLGALLNEINYKRFLLTSASKVIDDRQNLITDKKKDLIKDITAMVVKITNTVNMRGKQLVMRLNEVCDSKLKVLNEKKEALQLLSENTDHCIDFVQGALDKGSDCAILSSKKSLARHLQKLKCQRADIPNPEIPVRIQVQLNQVNELQKVISQLGVIVVDGKPYPPPPTTNGPPRQQPSPNMAPPLRPGLPPGMTTGLSPGGPVPGQYVQNGPPMYTSTSPQQQFNNMPMNRPFPADGPGVRFAGMPPVGMQRQGQPHVSSSTHPQNMDISLRGLLNNQAAGQSPNQPHMSFNGPPNYPGGGPQGAPSPLQNIGAQMRPHFMAGPPGQQHQNFPPNQPGGPNTPNFMNNGPRFQNFQRMSNHQPGMGGGGNQIPSPGPMPRPNMMQNPMQNNLGFPGSQAGFNAGPQQQSPLGGGGGAMGMPGMAKWHIPQSAQQNNACQAHGPMMQFANGRQGENFKISLKSPNTLKNTTPNGQMHGPGSVLPNVTSTNPKTPSPSTNENSKDFTEPIDKVRDDSINDLMATIAKLDSNGVQVLPEGRTKTTSPQVHSSTDLSNTQEVNKNDQKDDPNEDWCAVCLDGGELMCCDKCPKVFHQNCHIPAISSLPDESESWQCLLCVNMGELANTVQMQPKPIGADLTPSELLMIQRICLELYCQYEQSLHFREPESPTNTAYYEIICSPMSLDVIRTRLDPSSPNHYKEIAGFIADVRLIFKNTYLFYQEDSKTYQHARYLEMFFEEQLVKWLPKFAHSNNHSNANGTQPNAAALAAAAAAVSAAAASLENGTGAGTLSGNEDDGCQPPKRIRKLTE from the exons ATGAACTCGGCCATGGAATTGGATGATTTGGACAATATAACCAAAAATGACTTTCTTCCTTTGATGCCAAACATCAAACAGGAACTTCTGGAAGCCAACGAGCCCCCTAGCACTGGCACAACAACTGGCAATCCTTGCGACAGTGCCGAGAAGCGG atTGAAAACACATCAACAATCGGCGAATCGAGTTCGACAAAATGCGTGTGGTGTTCGCAATTTCTAGTTGCGACAGATCGTCCCAAACTTTTGGAATGCCTACATGTCGCCTGTTGCCAATGTGTAACAACAAAATTTTCCGAGCTCGATCGCACAATGCCACCCCTTATACACTGTCCAGTGTGCAACATGGCATCCCAAAATGAATTCATAATAGACAACCACTTCCTAATAGAGCAATGTAATTCGGGTGATTTGAATGCCAACGCAGCTGGAAGCAGCGATCCAGACAACAAACAAAGCGCTGCCGCATCAATGATCAAATGTAGTAGCTGCAGTGATGATGCCAATGCAACTTCATGGTGTGTAGATTGTTCAGAATATATATGTGATAGTTGCGTGCAAGCACATCAACGGCTGAAAATCACCAAGGATCACACAATCAAGCCGAAAGAAGAGGCCAATTGCGAAACATCAACAGCCTCACAAACCGATCGTAGTCTAAGATGTCAACTGCATCCGCAGGAGAAGCTTTCACTGTTTTGTGAGACATGCGACAAGTTGACATGTCGTGACTGTCAGTTGAGTGAACATCGTGATCACAAATATAAGTTTGCACACGAAATTGCCACAGAGACGAGAAATTCACTGGGAGCATTGCTCAATGAGATCAACTATAAGCGTTTCTTGTTGACTAGTGCGAGCAAAGTTATTGACGACAGACAGAATTTAATAACAGACAAGAAGAAGGACCTCATCAAGGACATTACAGCAATGGTTGTGAAGATCACAAATACGGTTAATATGCGCGGCAAGCAATTGGTCATGCGACTGAACGAGGTTTGCGATAGCAAACTGAAAGTATTGAATGAGAAAAAGGAAGCCCTTCAGTTGTTGTCGGAAAACACAGATCATTGCATTGACTTTGTGCAGGGCGCCTTAGATAAGGGTAGCGATTGTGCGATATTGAGTAGTAAAAAATCTCTTGCCAGGCATTTGCAAAAGCTAAAATGCCAACGTGCTGACATCCCAAATCCAGAGATTCCAGTTAGAATACAAGTTCAGCTTAATCAAGTGAACGAATTACAGAAAG ttatttctcAACTGGGTGTAATTGTTGTCGATGGAAAACCATATCCTCCACCACCGACGACTAATGGGCCACCTCGCCAGCAACCAAGTCCTAATATGGCTCCGCCACTACGACCAGGGCTTCCGCCTGGTATGACAACCGGCCTTTCCCCCGGTGGCCCTGTCCCGGGTCAATACGTTCAAAACGGCCCACCCATGTACACGAGTACGTCACCGCAACAGCAATTCAACAATATGCCAATGAATAGACCGTTCCCTGCAGATGGACCAG GGGTCAGATTTGCAGGGATGCCACCAGTGGGTATGCAAAGGCAAGGCCAACCACATGTCAGCTCATCAACACACCCACAAAATATGG aTATAAGCTTACGTGGTCTTCTCAATAATCAAGCAGCTGGACAAAGTCCCAACCAGCCTCACATGTCATTCAATGGTCCACCGAATTATCCTGGCGGAGGTCCACAGGGCGCACCATCACCGTTACAAAATATCGGGGCACAAATGAGGCCGCATTTTATGGCAGGTCCACCGGGACAACAACACCAAAATTTCCCCCCAAACCAACCTGGTGGACCGAACACTCCAAATTTTATGAATAATGGGCCAAGATTCCAGAATTTTCAACGTATGAGCAATCATCAACCAGGTATGGGTGGCGGTGGTAATCAAATACCGTCACCGGGTCCGATGCCAAGGCCGAATATGATGCAAAATCCAATGCAGAAT aatttgGGGTTTCCTGGAAGCCAGGCTGGCTTTAACGCCGGTCCACAACAACAAAGCCCATTGGGTGGAGGAGGCGGAGCAATGGGTATGCCTGGGATGGCGAAATGGCATATACCACAATCTGCCCAACAGAACAATG cCTGCCAAGCACATGGGCCGATGATGCAATTCGCCAATGGGAGGCAaggtgaaaattttaaaatatcactCAAATCACCCAACACGCTAAAGAATACAACACCAAATGGTCAGATGCATGGCCCAGGGAGTGTTTTGCCAAATGTAACGTCAACAAATCCCAAAACACCAAGTCCCAGTACAAATgaa AACTCAAAAGACTTTACAGAACCAATTGACAAAGTTCGTGATGATTCCATTAACGATCTAATGGCCACCATAGCCAAACTCGATTCCAATGGAGTGCAAGTTTTGCCCGAAGGCCGAACGAAAACAACTTCACCACAAGTTCATAGCTCGACAGATCTCTCCAATACCCAAGAGG ttaataaaaatgatCAAAAAGATGACCCAAACGAAGATTGGTGTGCTGTTTGTTTGGACGGCGGTGAACTGATGTGCTGCGACAAATGTCCAAAGGTATTCCATCAGAATTGTCACATTCCAGCAATTAGTTCGCTGCCAGACGAAAGCGAAAGTTGGCAGTGTCTTTTGTGTGTTAATATGGGAGAACTTGCCAACACTGTACAGATGCAACCGAAACCAATTGGAGCTGATCTAACACCAAGTGAATTACTTATGATCCAGAGAATTTGTTTGGAATTGTATTGTCAATATGAGCAGAGCTTGCATTTTCGTGAACCAGAATCACCAACAAATACAGCATACTATGAAATTATTTGCAG TCCAATGTCCTTAGATGTTATTCGAACAAGATTGGATCCATCGAGTCCTAATCATTACAAAGAAATCGCCGGTTTTATTGCTGACGTTCGATTAATCTTTAAAAACACCTACCTCTTTTATcag GAGGATTCAAAAACCTATCAACACGCCCGCTATTTAGAAATGTTCTTTGAAGAACAATTAGTAAAATGGTTACCGAAATTCGCACACAGTAATAACCATTCAAATGCAAATGGCACACAACCAAATGCAGCAGCATTAGCAgcggcagcagcagcagtaTCTGCAGCAGCGGCAAGTCTTGAAAATGGCACTGGTGCAGGCACCTTAAGCGGCAATGAAGATGATGGCTGCCAACCACCAAAACGCATTCGAAAGTTAAccgaataa
- the LOC129917788 gene encoding E3 ubiquitin-protein ligase TRIM33 isoform X2: MNSAMELDDLDNITKNDFLPLMPNIKQELLEANEPPSTGTTTGNPCDSAEKRIENTSTIGESSSTKCVWCSQFLVATDRPKLLECLHVACCQCVTTKFSELDRTMPPLIHCPVCNMASQNEFIIDNHFLIEQCNSGDLNANAAGSSDPDNKQSAAASMIKCSSCSDDANATSWCVDCSEYICDSCVQAHQRLKITKDHTIKPKEEANCETSTASQTDRSLRCQLHPQEKLSLFCETCDKLTCRDCQLSEHRDHKYKFAHEIATETRNSLGALLNEINYKRFLLTSASKVIDDRQNLITDKKKDLIKDITAMVVKITNTVNMRGKQLVMRLNEVCDSKLKVLNEKKEALQLLSENTDHCIDFVQGALDKGSDCAILSSKKSLARHLQKLKCQRADIPNPEIPVRIQVQLNQVNELQKVISQLGVIVVDGKPYPPPPTTNGPPRQQPSPNMAPPLRPGLPPGMTTGLSPGGPVPGQYVQNGPPMYTSTSPQQQFNNMPMNRPFPADGPGNDRRVRFAGMPPVGMQRQGQPHVSSSTHPQNMDISLRGLLNNQAAGQSPNQPHMSFNGPPNYPGGGPQGAPSPLQNIGAQMRPHFMAGPPGQQHQNFPPNQPGGPNTPNFMNNGPRFQNFQRMSNHQPGMGGGGNQIPSPGPMPRPNMMQNPMQNNLGFPGSQAGFNAGPQQQSPLGGGGGAMGMPGMAKWHIPQSAQQNNACQAHGPMMQFANGRQGENFKISLKSPNTLKNTTPNGQMHGPGSVLPNVTSTNPKTPSPSTNENSKDFTEPIDKVRDDSINDLMATIAKLDSNGVQVLPEGRTKTTSPQVHSSTDLSNTQEVNKNDQKDDPNEDWCAVCLDGGELMCCDKCPKVFHQNCHIPAISSLPDESESWQCLLCVNMGELANTVQMQPKPIGADLTPSELLMIQRICLELYCQYEQSLHFREPESPTNTAYYEIICSPMSLDVIRTRLDPSSPNHYKEIAGFIADVRLIFKNTYLFYQEDSKTYQHARYLEMFFEEQLVKWLPKFAHSNNHSNANGTQPNAAALAAAAAAVSAAAASLENGTGAGTLSGNEDDGCQPPKRIRKLTE; this comes from the exons ATGAACTCGGCCATGGAATTGGATGATTTGGACAATATAACCAAAAATGACTTTCTTCCTTTGATGCCAAACATCAAACAGGAACTTCTGGAAGCCAACGAGCCCCCTAGCACTGGCACAACAACTGGCAATCCTTGCGACAGTGCCGAGAAGCGG atTGAAAACACATCAACAATCGGCGAATCGAGTTCGACAAAATGCGTGTGGTGTTCGCAATTTCTAGTTGCGACAGATCGTCCCAAACTTTTGGAATGCCTACATGTCGCCTGTTGCCAATGTGTAACAACAAAATTTTCCGAGCTCGATCGCACAATGCCACCCCTTATACACTGTCCAGTGTGCAACATGGCATCCCAAAATGAATTCATAATAGACAACCACTTCCTAATAGAGCAATGTAATTCGGGTGATTTGAATGCCAACGCAGCTGGAAGCAGCGATCCAGACAACAAACAAAGCGCTGCCGCATCAATGATCAAATGTAGTAGCTGCAGTGATGATGCCAATGCAACTTCATGGTGTGTAGATTGTTCAGAATATATATGTGATAGTTGCGTGCAAGCACATCAACGGCTGAAAATCACCAAGGATCACACAATCAAGCCGAAAGAAGAGGCCAATTGCGAAACATCAACAGCCTCACAAACCGATCGTAGTCTAAGATGTCAACTGCATCCGCAGGAGAAGCTTTCACTGTTTTGTGAGACATGCGACAAGTTGACATGTCGTGACTGTCAGTTGAGTGAACATCGTGATCACAAATATAAGTTTGCACACGAAATTGCCACAGAGACGAGAAATTCACTGGGAGCATTGCTCAATGAGATCAACTATAAGCGTTTCTTGTTGACTAGTGCGAGCAAAGTTATTGACGACAGACAGAATTTAATAACAGACAAGAAGAAGGACCTCATCAAGGACATTACAGCAATGGTTGTGAAGATCACAAATACGGTTAATATGCGCGGCAAGCAATTGGTCATGCGACTGAACGAGGTTTGCGATAGCAAACTGAAAGTATTGAATGAGAAAAAGGAAGCCCTTCAGTTGTTGTCGGAAAACACAGATCATTGCATTGACTTTGTGCAGGGCGCCTTAGATAAGGGTAGCGATTGTGCGATATTGAGTAGTAAAAAATCTCTTGCCAGGCATTTGCAAAAGCTAAAATGCCAACGTGCTGACATCCCAAATCCAGAGATTCCAGTTAGAATACAAGTTCAGCTTAATCAAGTGAACGAATTACAGAAAG ttatttctcAACTGGGTGTAATTGTTGTCGATGGAAAACCATATCCTCCACCACCGACGACTAATGGGCCACCTCGCCAGCAACCAAGTCCTAATATGGCTCCGCCACTACGACCAGGGCTTCCGCCTGGTATGACAACCGGCCTTTCCCCCGGTGGCCCTGTCCCGGGTCAATACGTTCAAAACGGCCCACCCATGTACACGAGTACGTCACCGCAACAGCAATTCAACAATATGCCAATGAATAGACCGTTCCCTGCAGATGGACCAGGTAACGACAGAA GGGTCAGATTTGCAGGGATGCCACCAGTGGGTATGCAAAGGCAAGGCCAACCACATGTCAGCTCATCAACACACCCACAAAATATGG aTATAAGCTTACGTGGTCTTCTCAATAATCAAGCAGCTGGACAAAGTCCCAACCAGCCTCACATGTCATTCAATGGTCCACCGAATTATCCTGGCGGAGGTCCACAGGGCGCACCATCACCGTTACAAAATATCGGGGCACAAATGAGGCCGCATTTTATGGCAGGTCCACCGGGACAACAACACCAAAATTTCCCCCCAAACCAACCTGGTGGACCGAACACTCCAAATTTTATGAATAATGGGCCAAGATTCCAGAATTTTCAACGTATGAGCAATCATCAACCAGGTATGGGTGGCGGTGGTAATCAAATACCGTCACCGGGTCCGATGCCAAGGCCGAATATGATGCAAAATCCAATGCAGAAT aatttgGGGTTTCCTGGAAGCCAGGCTGGCTTTAACGCCGGTCCACAACAACAAAGCCCATTGGGTGGAGGAGGCGGAGCAATGGGTATGCCTGGGATGGCGAAATGGCATATACCACAATCTGCCCAACAGAACAATG cCTGCCAAGCACATGGGCCGATGATGCAATTCGCCAATGGGAGGCAaggtgaaaattttaaaatatcactCAAATCACCCAACACGCTAAAGAATACAACACCAAATGGTCAGATGCATGGCCCAGGGAGTGTTTTGCCAAATGTAACGTCAACAAATCCCAAAACACCAAGTCCCAGTACAAATgaa AACTCAAAAGACTTTACAGAACCAATTGACAAAGTTCGTGATGATTCCATTAACGATCTAATGGCCACCATAGCCAAACTCGATTCCAATGGAGTGCAAGTTTTGCCCGAAGGCCGAACGAAAACAACTTCACCACAAGTTCATAGCTCGACAGATCTCTCCAATACCCAAGAGG ttaataaaaatgatCAAAAAGATGACCCAAACGAAGATTGGTGTGCTGTTTGTTTGGACGGCGGTGAACTGATGTGCTGCGACAAATGTCCAAAGGTATTCCATCAGAATTGTCACATTCCAGCAATTAGTTCGCTGCCAGACGAAAGCGAAAGTTGGCAGTGTCTTTTGTGTGTTAATATGGGAGAACTTGCCAACACTGTACAGATGCAACCGAAACCAATTGGAGCTGATCTAACACCAAGTGAATTACTTATGATCCAGAGAATTTGTTTGGAATTGTATTGTCAATATGAGCAGAGCTTGCATTTTCGTGAACCAGAATCACCAACAAATACAGCATACTATGAAATTATTTGCAG TCCAATGTCCTTAGATGTTATTCGAACAAGATTGGATCCATCGAGTCCTAATCATTACAAAGAAATCGCCGGTTTTATTGCTGACGTTCGATTAATCTTTAAAAACACCTACCTCTTTTATcag GAGGATTCAAAAACCTATCAACACGCCCGCTATTTAGAAATGTTCTTTGAAGAACAATTAGTAAAATGGTTACCGAAATTCGCACACAGTAATAACCATTCAAATGCAAATGGCACACAACCAAATGCAGCAGCATTAGCAgcggcagcagcagcagtaTCTGCAGCAGCGGCAAGTCTTGAAAATGGCACTGGTGCAGGCACCTTAAGCGGCAATGAAGATGATGGCTGCCAACCACCAAAACGCATTCGAAAGTTAAccgaataa